The genome window GCGGCCTCGTCGCCCGGGCTGATGAAGCGCGGCGTCGACAATTCGGCTACCACCGGTGCCGCCACCACCATCTCGGCCTGCGCGTTGCCGAAGCGGTCGGGCGTGAAGGCCGAGGCCATCAGGCGCAGCGTGCCGTTGAAGTCGGGCAGGTCCAGCGGAATCTGCGCCTCGCCCTGCTCGTCCAGCCGCACCGGACCGCTGAACAGGTCCACCAGCCGCACCTTCACCGGCATGCTGCGGGTGTCGCGCATCGCGGCATCCCCGCCCCATTTCAGCTTGCCCTGCGTGCCCTCCATCTTCTCGATCAGCTTGCCGTACAGGTCCAGCAGCTCCGGCGCGTAGCGATGCTTGCCGAAGAAGAAGTCGAAGGGATCGGGCGTCGCATAGCGCGTGATGTTCAGGATGCCGACGTCGACCGCGGACAGCGTCACGTACGCCTGCTGGCCCTGCCCGGCGTTGCCCACCTTGACCTTCACGGTGGTCCGCTTCTCGGGCAGCACCTTGGGCGGCGCGGCCAGCTCCACGGCCAGCTTGCGATCGTCGCGGGACAGCGGCAGGTAGACCAGGCCCAGCGCGCGTGCCGGCGTGACGCGATCGCCCTGGCTGCCGGGCCGGAATACGGTCACCGACACGTACAGGTCGTGGCGGCTCCAGTCCTTGCCGATGGGAATCTCGACCGTGGAGCCCGACGCCTTCACGCTGGTGCGCTGGCTCCACAGCATGGTGCCGCCCTCGACCGCGATCAGCGCCTCGCCGTCGTGGGGCGGCGTGATCGACAGCTTGACCGTCTCGCCCTCGCGCACCGGCGCGTGGTCCAGCTTGAGCTGCACCCGGTCCGGCCGGTTGCCCATTTCCTCGGCATCCTGCGCGCCCCAGCCGGCATAGAAGCGGTAGCGCAGCGTGTCGCCGTTTTCCGGATCGCTCAACTCCAGCCGGTAGCGTCCCCACTTGACCGGCACCCCGAACTTCACGCGATCGGGCAGCGCCAGCACGCGCGACTCGACCAGTTCCTCGGTTTCGGTGAAGCCGCTGTTCCAGCCGCGCTGGTCGTCGAAGCGCCAGTAGTACACCCGCTCCTCGCGGTACACCCGCAACTGCGCCTGCTTGAGCGGCACGACCTTGCCCTGCGGATCCGCGCGCACCGCCTCGAACTCGGCCATCGTCCCTTCGCGCGCGACGTCGCGGTCGAACAGCGGCCGCACGCCGATCAATGCCGGCGCCGGCCAGACGCTGCGCTCGATGGAACGCACGACGGGCCGGCCGCCCGACTCCAGCAGGCTGAAGCTTGCCTTCACCTTCATGGGCGAGGCGGTGCCGGACACATCCACCGGGACGGCAACCGCCGCCGCGCCCTTGTCGTCCAGCGTGGTCTCGTCCAGGTCGCGCCGCTGCTTGCGGTCGTCGTCGGCGAAATCGCCGAACAGGAAACCCGGCCATTGCTGCGGCAGCGCATAGCGGTCGCGATCGATGGACACCGTGCCCAGCAGCCGGTTGCCGGCCGCGGGCGCGCCGTACAGGTAGTCGCCCTGCACCTTCACGTTCAGGGGCCGGCCAGCCTCCAGCACGCCTTCGCGCGACTTCAGGTCCAGCTTCATGCGCTCGGGCAGGAACTCTTCCACCTGGAATTTCCACGAGGCATCGGCCGAGCGGGCCGCCGGGTCCAGGCGCGTCTCCAGCAGCCAGGTGCCCGTCTGCGCGTCGGCCGGCAGCTCGATGGCCTGGCGCACATAGCCCGGCACCTGCGCATCGGGCCGCCACAAGGCGGTGCGCACGGTACGGCCGTCGGGCCGCTTCAGCGTGGCCGTGACCGGCGCGGCCTGCACCGCCCGTCCGTCGGCGTCGCGCACCAGCACGGAAACGTCGAAGCGCTCGCCCGGCCGGTAGAGATCGCGGCCGGCGTAGACGAACAGCTTGTTGTCGCGGGACGGATAGCCGCCCACGTCGAATTCGGACAGGTCCAGCGCCGGCTCGGCCAGCGCCACCACGGACAGCTCCGCGCCCCGGCGCGCCAACAGGATGCGCGCGGCCTCGAAGCTGCCCGAAAACACGGCGCGCCCCTGCCCGTCGGCCTTGGCGCGGCCCAGCGACTTCGCGTTCGCGTCCAGCAGCTCGAACTCGACGTCGTCCATGGCCTTGCCGCTCTTGAGCGAGGTCGCGAACGCATCGAGCTGGCCGGCGTAGCGCCGCGTGTGCAGGCCGATGTCGCTGACGTAGAAATAGGTGACCTGGTATTCGTCGCGGAACCGTCCGGACTGGCTCATCACGGCCACGTAGATCCCGGGCTCCTTCAGTTCCTTGATGCCCTCGACCGGCAGGAAGGTGACATGGCGGCGATTGGCCTTGTCGTCGGTCAGGAAACGGCCGGCATAGACGCTGCGCGTCACATCCTTCAGGCGATCCAGGTCCCAGCTTCCCACCGTCCCCTTCAGGCTGCGGTTGCCGCTGTAGCGCCACTCGTCGTCTTCGTCGCTGTCGTCCTCGGCATCCGGGTCGGTCTTGGCGACGGGCCGGCGCACGCCCAGCACCTGTTCGAAGAAGCGGGGGAATTGCGCGGGATCGATGCGCAGGAACTGCACGTCGACCTCGGGCGTATTGACCGTGACCACCGGCAGCCCGCCGTTCTGGCCTGCGGGCAGCACCACGCCGCGGCTGGCGAAATAGAAGGACGGCGGCATGGCCTCGCTAGCCACTTCGCAGCCGAAGGCCTCGGGCAGCGCCTGCCCGCCCGCGCCCTTGACGGACTCGGGCACCGCGATCGCATAGCGGCGGTTCGGCTGGATGTAGGGGAAGTAGGCGACGCGCGGGTTGTCGCCCAGCGACCAGTCGCCCGCCACCGGTTTGCCTTCCGGCAGGGCCTGGCCGGGCTGCGGCTTGCCCAGGGTCTTGGCGGCCTCATCATCGCCGGAAGCGGCGCCCAGGTCCACCACCTGCAGCAGCTTGCCCAGCGACTGGCGGCGATCGAGCGGCTGCGAGAACGTCACGGCCAGCGCCAGCGACTCGTCGAACAGGCGCGTCCGGCATTCGAGCAACGTGAAGGGATCGGCACTGCCGACCAGCTCGGAAGCGGGCGGCTCGCCCCCTCCGCCGCCGGACTGCTTGCCCGCCCACCATGCGCCGCCCACCGCCGCGGCCAGCAATACCACGCCCGCGGCCCAGGCGGCCGCCTTTTTCCTGTCTGCCATGAAATCCCCCGGACACGCCTTCGTGCGTGCTTTCCGTAGCGCTATTAGAGGGTGAGAGCCCGCCTATTGTGAAGCATGGACTTCACAAAATTACATTTGGGCACCACTTGGCGGCGCGGCGCTTGCCGGGCCGGCGGATGGCCGATGATGAGGGTGCATGACTTCCTTGTGAAAGCGCAGCGCCATCGCATGGTAGAACGGCCGCGGGCAGAACTGCCGGGACACCAGCGACGCGACGAGCGTGGCCATCAGCAGGTGGAACATCAGGTCCTGGCTGCGCGTCATCTCCATGACGATCACGCTGGCCGTGATGGGCGCCTGGGTGGCCGCCGCCAGGAAAGCCGCCATCGACACCAGCGCCAGCGTGCGCGGATCGGCGGCGGGTCCGGCCAGTTGCACGATGTGTTCGCCCATGCCGGCGCCTATGGCCAGGGACGGCGTGAAGATGCCGCCGGGAATGCCGCACACGTACGAGGCCACGGTCGCCACCCACTTGGCGATACCGAACCAGGCGCTCTCGACGGGATGGCCGTTCAGCAGCGCGGCGGTCTGTTCATAGCCGGTACCGTAGGTGGCGCCTCCCGTCAGGCAGCCCAGCACCGCCACGACCAGGCCGCACAAGAAGGCTACCCGCACCGGATGGCGCTGCAGCCAGGGACGCCAGCGCGCGGGGGCCAGCCCGGTCACGCCGCGCACCATCGTGGCGGCGAACAGTCCGCCCATGGCGCCGTTCAGCACGCCGCTGGCCAGGGTCCAGCCCCACGATCCCTGGACGAACCCGGCCGCCGCCGCGGCATGAAAATAAGGATTGTTGCCGGCGATCGCCAGCGCGATGAAACCCGACGCCAGCACGCCCGACAGCGCCAGGCGGTTCCAGCGCACGGCGGCGCCCCGCCCCAGCTCCTCGATGGCGAACACCACCCCGGCCAACGGCGTGTTGAATGCCGCGGCCAGGCCGCCGGCGGCGCCCGCGGCAATCAGCTCGTTCGCCCGGAACTCCAGCTTGACGCCTATCCGCTCCTGCCAGAACCGGCCCCAGGCCAGCATGGCCGCCGCGCCCACCTGCACCGAAGGTCCTTCGCGCCCCACCGAGGCACCCGCCAGCAGCGCCACGGCGGTCAAGGGAATCTTCCAGAGCGCCTGCCGCAGCGACACCAGCCCCGAGGAGGCGATGGGTGCCGGTATGGAAGTGGCCGCGATCACCTGGGGGATGCCGCTGCCCCGCGCCATCGGCGCGAGCCGCAAGGTCAACCAGCGCAGGCCCGCCATCGCCAGCGGGATGACCACCAGCGCGGCCCACGGCGCGGCCGAGGTCCAGTGGCGGTTCCACTCCAGCGCGATCTCGGCCAGCCAGGCGAACGCCAGCGACAGCAAGGCCACCACCGCCGCCCCGCACAGGACGAGCGCGTAGCGGAAGGTCTTGCGCGACACCCGCAGGACCTGCCGGCCCTTGCGTCGCACGGTGATGGAGGCCTGGTCGCGCCAGGGCACTGAGCGTCGGACTTTCATGGAGGCGAAGCAATGAGAAAATGCCCCCACGCTTGCCGCTTCGCGGTGGCGCTGCCCCCAAGGGGGCGTTTTTCACCTTGGGGCGGGGCAATGAAAAACGCGCGCTGAGCATTCAAGCCTGAGCTTGCGACAGCGCGCGTCATGCGGCGGCCCCGCGGGGCCGCGACGGGAATCAGCCCAGGTTCTTGGCCACGAATTCCCAGTTCACGATGCCCCAGAAGCTCTCGAGGTACTTCGGACGGGCATTGCGGTAATCGATGTAGTAGGCGTGTTCCCACACATCACAGGTCAGCAGCGGGGTGTCGCCAGTGGTGAGCGGGTTGCCCGCGGCGCCGGTGTTGACGATGTCGATCGAGCCATCGGCCTTCTTGACCAGCCAGGTCCAGCCCGAACCGAAGTTGGCGGCGGCCTGCTTGTTGAAGGTGTCCTTGAAGGCGTCGAAGCTGCCCCACTTGGCATTGATGGCGTCGGCCAGCTTGCCGGCGGGCGGCGTGCTCTTGGGCGTCAGGCAGTTCCAGTAGAAGGAGTGGTTCCAGTGCTGGGCGGCGTTGTTGTAGATGCCGCCGGACGACTTCTTGACGATGTCCTCGAGCGAGGCGTTCTCGAACTCGGTGCCCTTGATGAGGTTGTTCAGATTGGTGACGTAGGTCTGGTGGTGCTTGCCGTGGTGGTACTCCAGCGTTTCCTTGGAGATGGTGGGGGCCAAGGCGTCCTGGGGATACGGCAATTGCGGAAGAGTGTGTTCCATCTGAGCTCCTGCTTCTGGTTGGGAGGTTTGCGGGGGCATTTTATCGGCAAGTATGCCGCTTGGCCCGGAAGTCCCCGCGTTACGCAAGGTTAACGCGCCAGGGCGACGCAGTCATGTCATGCCCTGGCGGCCGCGCGGATTCTGGCCGTCACACCAGCCCGCGATCGGCTTCGACCGCCGTCACCGAGGCCTGGGCCGCGCCTTCGGCGAAGCGGAGGTCGAGTCGGGCGCCAGGCTGCAAGCTGCGTGCCTGCCGAACGATGCCGCCCTGCTCGTCGCGCACGATGGCATAGCCGCGCGCCAGCGTCTGCTCGGGCCCGAGCGCGCGCAGATGCGCGGCATGCGAGGCCAGCCGCTGCTGCAGGCGGGCGAGCTGGTACGCCTGGCACTGCCGCACGCGCCGCGCCAGGTCGTCCACCCGCGCCGACAGCCGCGCGGGATCGGGCAACTGGGCGATCAGCCGCTGCCGCAACAGGCCGACCTCGGCCTCGCGGTCGCGCTGGGCGCCGGTCCAGGCCGCGTCCAGGCCGCGCACCAGCGCGGCCAGCCGCTCCTGCTGCCGCGCCAGGCGTTCACGCGGGGAAATCAACTGCGCCGCCGCCCGGTCCAGCCGCTGCCCGGCCTGCTCGAGGCGGCGTCGCTGCGCCCGCCGCAGGTCCTGGGCCGCCTGGCGCAGGCGCGCCAGCCACTGTTCGCGCGGCAGGCCCGCCATCTCGGCCGCCGCCGTGGGCGTGGGCGCCCGCAGATCGGCGGCGAAATCGGCGATGGTGAAGTCGGTCTCGTGGCCGACGCCGCTGATGACGGGGATCGCACTGGCGACGATGGCCCGCGCCAGCCCTTCATGGTTGAACGCCCACAGGTCCTCGATGCTGCCGCCGCCGCGCACCAGCAACAGGGTATCGACCTCGGCGCGCCGGTTCGCGAGCGCGATGGCCTGCGCCAGCCGCGGGCCGGCCTCGTCGCCCTGGACCGGAGCCGGATAGATCACCACCCGGGCGTGCGGCACCCGCCGCGCCAGCGCCGTCAATACGTCGCGCAGCGCCGCCGCCTGCAACGAGGTGACGACACCCAGCGCGCGCGGCACGGCCACCGGCGTGCGCTTGCGGGCCGGATCGAACAGTCCCTCGGCCGACAGCTTTTCCTTCAACCGCAGGAAGGCCTCGAACAGATCGCCCTGGCCGGCCCGGCGCATGGCCTCGACCTGCAACTGGTAGTCGCCGCGCGGTTCGTACAGCGATACCCGGGCCCGGATCTCGATGCGGTCGCCTTCGCGGGGCGTGAAGCCCACCAGCATGGCCCGACCGCGGAACATCACGCCGCGCGCGGCGGCGCCGCCGTCCTTGAGCGTGAAATACCAATGGCCGGAAGCCGCCGCGGTGAAATTCGACACCTCACCCCTCACCCATACCAGGGGAATGTTGCGCTCCAACAAGCCCGCCACCGCGCGGTTTAGCTGGGAGATAGTCAGAATCCCCCGCGAGAAATCGTCATGTGCGGACGCAAAACCAGAATTCATGAGGGTTTCCAGGCAAGAAGCTTTCCACAGGCTTGAAAACTATGGTTGTCAAGTAATTTCTCTGTCACAGACGGCATTATTTTCTTATAAGCCATTGATTTGATTGATTTTTTGACTTCACCAGCCACTGAATCAAAAGCGGGCATCCTAGCAAGAACCGCATATTCCGTGGCCCCGGGCCAAGTTACACACATAATTATCCACAGATTCTGTGGATACTTTCCGGCCGGCGACTTGCCCTCGTCCGTCCGCGCCCGTACATTCTCGCCTTCATCGAAAAGGAGAGGTTTCTTGCTCGCCATCGTCCGCGAGGCCGGCTGGCCCATCTGGCCGCTGATCGCCACTTCGTTCATCGCGCTGACGCTCATCGTCGAACGCCTGCTTGCCCTGCGCCGCAGCAGGATCGCCCCGCCCAGGTTGCTGGAAGACGTCCTGGCCCTGGTGCAGAAACGGCGCATCACCCCCGAGATCGTGACCCGGCTCGAAGCCGATTCGCCGCTGGGCCGCATCCTGGCCACGGGACTGCGCAACGCCCACCGCTCGCGCCCCGCGCTCAAGGACGCGCTCGAGCAATCGGGCGAGACGGTCGCGCACAACCTGAACCGCTACGTCGGCGCGATCGGCACCATCGCCGCGGTGGCGCCGCTGATGGGCCTGTTCGGCACCGTGGTCGGCATGATCGAGATCTTCGGCTCGTACGCGCCGGCCGGCAGCGACCCCGCGCAACTGGCGCACGGCATCTCGGTCGCACTGTACAACACGGGGCTGGGCATTTTCATCGCCATTCCCGCCATGATCTTCTACCGCTATTTCCGCGCCCGCATCACCGACAGCCTGCACGACCTGGAACGGGCCGCCGCCCGCCTGGCCGACAGCCTGCAAGCCGAGTGATGCCGCCCGGCGCCCAGCCATGAACTTCCGCCGCCACCTCGAGACCGACGAACCCGACATCAACCTGATCCCGCTGATCGACGTCCTGCTGGTCATCCTGATCTTCCTGGCCGCCAGCACGTCCTTCTCGCGCTTCAGCCAGTTGTCCGTGCGCCTGCCCGACGCCGCCGCCCAGTCCGCCGAAGCAGCCGCGGGCCTGACCGTCACGGTCGCCGCCGACGGCCGCTACGCGCTCAACGGCAAGGCGCTGCCCATCACCGACGCCGACCAGTTGTCCGAGGCGCTGCGCAAGGCGGCGGCCGGACGGGACGATCCCTCGCTGGTGATCGACGCGGACGCCTCGGCCACCCACCAGGCCGTGGTGCGGGCCATGGAAGCGGCGGGGCGCGCCGGCATCTCGCGCATAGGATTCACCACGCAGGCCGCGCCCGCGGGATCGGGCAGATGACGCCGGGCCCGGCCCTGCGCACCGTGCTGCAGCGCCAGTGGCAGACGGGCGGATGGCTGTCGTGGCTGCTTGCCCCCCTGTCCCTGCTGGCCGCCGCTGCCGTCGCCGCCAAGCGCCTCGCCTACCGGGCAGGCTGGCGACGGGCCGAGCGGGTAGGCGTGCCGGTCGTCGTGGTCGGCAACGTCTATGTCGGCGGCACCGGGAAGACCCCCTTCATCGTGGCCGCGGCGCACGCGCTGCGGGCGCGCGGCCGCCATCCCGGCGTGATCAGCCGCGGCTACGGCGTGCGGGTCGGCCCCGCCCCCCGCGTGGGCTGCGGCCGGCTGGATCCCGCGGACTTCGGCGACGAACCGGCCTTGATCGCGCACCAGGCGGACGTCCCGGTGGCCGTCCATCCCCGCCGCGCCGACGCCGCCCGCGCCCTGCTGGCGGCGCATCCCCATGTCGACGTGATCCTGTCCGACGACGGCCTGCAGCACCTGGCGCTGGCCCGCGACGTGGAAATCGTGGTGCAGGACGAACGCGGCATCGGCAACGGCCGGCTGCTGCCCGCCGGCCCGCTGCGCGAGCCGGCCTCGCGCCTGCGCGGCGTGGACGCGATCGTCACCAATCGCAGCGGCGGCACGTCCGGCGCCCTGCCCGCCGCGCCGGACGGCGTGCGCGCGGTGGACATGGACCTCGTCATCGACGGCGCCTGGCGCGTGGCCGACGGCAAGCGCCTGCCGCTGGCGGAGCTGGGCTCGATGCCTCGTATCGCCGCCGTGGCGGGCATCGGCAATCCCGAGCGCTTCTTCGCCACGCTGCGCCGCGCCGGCATCCGGCTGGACACCACGCTGGGCCTGCCCGACCACTATGATTACACCCGCTCGCCGTTCGCCGCGATCGAGGCCGATATCATCCTCGTCACCGACAAGGACGCCGTAAAATGTCCGGCTGCGGACGACCCGCGCGTGTGGGCCGTCACGGTTTCGGCGCATTTGTCCGACCCCGCGTTCTTCGATTGGCTGGAAACCCGACTCCATGGACATACGCCTGCTTGACATCCTGGTCTGCCCGCTCTGCAAGGGCCCGCTGCGCCACGATCGCGCCGCGCACCTGCTAGGCTGCCGCACCGACCGCCTGAGCTTCCCCATCCGCGACGGCATCCCGGTCATGCTCGAATCCGAGGCCCAGCCGTGGCAGGACGAATCCGATGCCCCGGCCGCCGAGGCGCCCCATGCCTGATCCGGCCGACTTCACCGCCATCATCCCGGCGCGCGCCGCTTCCACGCGCCTGCCGGGCAAGATGCTGGCGGACATCGGCGGCGTCCCCATGATCGTCCGCGTCGCGCGGCAGGCGCAGGCCAGCGGCGCATCGCGCATCCTGGTGGCGACCGACGACGCCGCCATCCGCGACGCCGTGCGCGCCCACGGCTTCGACAGCCTGATGACCCGCGTCGACCATCCGACCGGCACCGACCGGCTGGCCGAAGCCTGCGATGCGCTCGAACTCGACGACACGCAGATCGTGGTCAACATCCAGGGCGACGAGCCGCTGATCGATCCCGCGCTGGTCGCCCACGTGGCCCAGACGCTGGACCGCCACAGCGCGGCGGCCATCGCCACGGCGGCGCATCCCATCGACACCGCCGACGAATTGTTCAACCCCAACTTCGTGAAGGTCGTCTGCGGCGCCGACGGCCATGCCCTGTATTTCTCGCGCGCCCCCATCCCCTGGGCCCGCGATGCGCTGGCCGGCGGCGAGCGCGTCTTCGCGCCCGGCCTGCCCGCCCTGCGCCACATCGGGCTCTACGCCTACCGCGTCGGCTTCCTGCGCCGCTTCCCCACGCTGCCCCAGGGCCGCCTGGAACGCTGGGAGTCGCTCGAGCAATTGCGCGCGCTCGAGCACGGCTACGCCATCCAGGTCCACGTCACGCCGCAGGCCCCCGCGCCCGGCGTCGACACGGCCGCCGATCTCGAATTCGTGCGGCGGCTGGTGGACGCCCAAGGCTGATTTGACCGGCGCCGCGCGCTTGAGGTAAGTTTGGGGGCACTCGTGCCTGAAACACGCGGCCATAGGGGGGTCGGCATACCGACATCGACCGCATGCCGCAGCGCATCGGCCTTCATCACCATCCCGGCGACTCGCTCGCAGCCTGGACCCTGATGGGCCGGGCCAGCGGTGTGTGCGCCGGTAGCGCCGCAGGCCAAGAACACCAACTCAATCAGGAAGCATCAATGCGTCTAATCTTGCTCGGAGCGCCCGGCGCCGGCAAAGGCACCCAGGCCGCGTTCCTCAAGGACCGCTACGGCATTCCCCAGATATCCACCGGCGACATGCTGCGGGCCGCAGTCAAGGCCGGCACGCCCCTGGGCATCGAAGCCAAGAAAGTCATGGATGCCGGCGGACTGGTCTCCGACGACATCATCATCGGCCTCGTCCAGGACAGGCTGAAGGAAGCGGACTGCGCCAACGGCTACCTGTTCGACGGATTTCCCCGCACGATTCCCCAGGCCGAGGCGCTGCGCTCGGCCGGCGTGTCGCTGGATTTCGTGGTCGAGGTGGACGTCCCCGAGGAAGAGATCATCGAACGCATGAGCGGCCGCCGCGTGCACCTGGCCAGCGGCCGCACCTACCACCTGCGCTTCAATCCGCCCAAGAACGCCGGCGTCGACGACGTCACGGGCGAACCGCTCGTCCAGCGCGACGACGACAAGGAAGAGACCGTGCGCAAGCGTCTCGAGGTCTATCGCCAGCAGACCCGGCCGCTGGTCGACTATTACTCGCAGTGGGCCGCCGAAGGCGATGCGAAGGCGCCCCGCTATCGCAAGATCTCCGGTGTCGGCTCGGTCGACGAGATCAAGACCCGCCTGTTCGATGCGTTGAAATAAAGCCCCCCCGTACGCGCTTACGCGCGCCCCCCAGGGGGCGAAACCGGCGGACTGGCAAAGCCAGATCCGCGGTTTCCCCGGTCTGGGTGGAGGTGGGGTTGGGTCGGGTGCGGTAACTGCTTCACTGTTTTTGTTTGCTCGGTAGTTTTTGAAACTTTCGTAGTTGAACAAAAGGAGGAGTTGCATGGCAACCGGTCTGTCCTTTGCGCTCGTATGCGGCCTTCTGGCCGTCGCGTTCGGCGCGATTTCCACCTTCTGGATTCTCAAGCAGGAAAGCGGGAACACCCGCATGGTGGAAATCGCGACGGCCGTGCAGCAGGGCGCTCAAGCCTATCTCGCCCGTCAGTACACGACCATCGCCATCGTCGGCGTGGTGCTGTTCATCGTCATCGGCCTCGTGCCCGGCCTGGGTTGGCCGTGCGCACTGGGCTTCGCAGTGGGCGCCGTGCTTTCCGGCGCCGCGGGCTTCATAGGCATGAACGTCTCGGTGCGCGCCAACGTGCGTACCGCCCAGGCTGCCACGCGGGGCTTGAACGAAGCCCTGACCGTCGCCTTCCGCGGCGGCGCCATCACCGGCATGCTGGTGGTGGGGCTGGGGCTGACCGGCATCACCGTGCTGCTGTGGGTATTGCTGGGCACCAACCTGTCGGGCGCCGATGGCGCCGGGCTGCACGAGCAGTTGCAGCCGCTGATCGGCCTGGCCTTCGGCTCGTCGCTGATTTCCATCTTCGCCCGGCTGGGCGGCGGCATCTTCACCAAAGGCGCCGACGTGGGCGCCGACCTGGTGGGCAAGGTCGAGGCCGGCATCCCTGAGGACGATCCGCGCAACCCCGCCGTCATCGCCGACAACGTCGGCGACAACGTGGGAGACTGCGCCGGCATGGCGGCCGACCTGTTCGAGACCTATGCCGTCACCATCGTCGCCA of Pigmentiphaga sp. H8 contains these proteins:
- the adk gene encoding adenylate kinase, producing MRLILLGAPGAGKGTQAAFLKDRYGIPQISTGDMLRAAVKAGTPLGIEAKKVMDAGGLVSDDIIIGLVQDRLKEADCANGYLFDGFPRTIPQAEALRSAGVSLDFVVEVDVPEEEIIERMSGRRVHLASGRTYHLRFNPPKNAGVDDVTGEPLVQRDDDKEETVRKRLEVYRQQTRPLVDYYSQWAAEGDAKAPRYRKISGVGSVDEIKTRLFDALK
- a CDS encoding Trm112 family protein — protein: MDIRLLDILVCPLCKGPLRHDRAAHLLGCRTDRLSFPIRDGIPVMLESEAQPWQDESDAPAAEAPHA
- the kdsB gene encoding 3-deoxy-manno-octulosonate cytidylyltransferase, translated to MPDPADFTAIIPARAASTRLPGKMLADIGGVPMIVRVARQAQASGASRILVATDDAAIRDAVRAHGFDSLMTRVDHPTGTDRLAEACDALELDDTQIVVNIQGDEPLIDPALVAHVAQTLDRHSAAAIATAAHPIDTADELFNPNFVKVVCGADGHALYFSRAPIPWARDALAGGERVFAPGLPALRHIGLYAYRVGFLRRFPTLPQGRLERWESLEQLRALEHGYAIQVHVTPQAPAPGVDTAADLEFVRRLVDAQG